A part of Amycolatopsis camponoti genomic DNA contains:
- a CDS encoding bifunctional riboflavin kinase/FAD synthetase, with translation MLRWRGLGDLPGGWGRCVVTIGVFDGVHRGHQELVGRTVAAAAERGLPSVMLTFDPHPSEVLRPGSHPAQLTTLRRKAEIVEGLGIDVFCVLPFTLELSRLQPEEFVHEVLVDRLHAAAVIVGDNFTFGAKAAGDVALLRTLGRRFGFAAYGAELQGKELSEEDQSAITFSSTYVRSCIDAGDVVAAAEALGRPHRLEGIVVRGDGRGHELGYPTANLSTPRFAAVPADGVYSAWFTRSADPSRRLRAAVSVGTNPTFSGRERTVEAFVLDVDEDFYGQHVAIDFVTRLRDQVRFADSAGLVTQIDDDVIETRKALELPSDAPTGGE, from the coding sequence GTGCTGCGGTGGCGTGGGCTGGGGGATCTCCCCGGCGGCTGGGGCCGGTGCGTGGTCACCATCGGCGTGTTCGACGGTGTCCACCGCGGGCACCAGGAGCTGGTCGGCCGGACCGTGGCCGCGGCGGCCGAACGCGGGCTGCCGAGCGTCATGCTGACGTTCGACCCGCACCCGTCGGAGGTGCTGCGCCCCGGGAGCCACCCCGCGCAGCTGACCACGTTGCGGCGCAAGGCGGAGATCGTCGAAGGCCTCGGCATCGACGTCTTCTGCGTGCTGCCCTTCACCCTGGAGCTGTCCCGGCTGCAGCCGGAGGAGTTCGTGCACGAGGTGCTCGTCGACCGGCTGCACGCGGCCGCGGTGATCGTCGGCGACAACTTCACCTTCGGCGCCAAGGCCGCGGGCGACGTCGCGCTGCTGCGCACCCTCGGCCGCCGGTTCGGTTTCGCCGCGTACGGCGCCGAACTGCAGGGCAAAGAACTGTCCGAAGAGGACCAGTCGGCGATCACGTTCTCGAGCACCTACGTCCGGTCGTGCATCGACGCGGGCGACGTCGTCGCCGCGGCCGAGGCGCTGGGCCGCCCGCACCGCCTGGAGGGCATCGTCGTCCGCGGTGACGGCCGGGGCCACGAGCTCGGCTACCCGACGGCGAACCTGTCGACGCCGCGCTTCGCCGCCGTTCCCGCCGACGGTGTCTACAGCGCCTGGTTCACCCGCTCGGCCGACCCCTCGCGCCGGTTGCGCGCCGCCGTCTCGGTGGGCACGAACCCGACGTTCTCGGGGCGCGAGCGGACCGTCGAGGCGTTCGTCCTCGACGTCGACGAGGACTTCTACGGCCAGCACGTGGCGATCGACTTCGTGACGCGGCTGCGCGACCAGGTCCGGTTCGCCGACTCGGCCGGGCTGGTCACCCAGATCGACGACGACGTGATCGAGACGAGAAAGGCACTGGAGCTGCCCTCGGACGCCCCGACCGGGGGCGAATAG
- a CDS encoding helix-turn-helix domain-containing protein, with protein sequence MEDHKIVQRNIALQREWYGEPLGDRVRRLVVAFDVSQAFLAEVLGISAPMLSQVMSGRRAKIGNPVVLARMIMLERKILVPEVAAGNRDAMLAAMEDVRDSRPTVGRDNIPVVNEDQKVLTYLRDLAEDEDLSEAAKRLDDEFPAIADLLRRAGHGA encoded by the coding sequence GTGGAGGACCACAAGATCGTCCAGCGGAACATCGCGCTGCAGCGAGAGTGGTACGGCGAACCTCTGGGCGATCGGGTCCGCCGGCTCGTCGTGGCGTTCGACGTTTCGCAGGCGTTCCTGGCCGAGGTCCTCGGGATCAGCGCCCCCATGCTCAGCCAGGTGATGAGCGGGCGGCGGGCGAAGATCGGCAACCCGGTCGTGCTGGCCAGGATGATCATGCTCGAGCGCAAGATCCTGGTGCCCGAGGTCGCCGCGGGCAACCGCGACGCGATGCTGGCCGCGATGGAGGACGTCCGCGACTCCCGGCCCACCGTCGGCCGCGACAACATCCCGGTGGTCAACGAAGACCAGAAGGTCCTCACCTACCTGCGCGACCTGGCCGAGGACGAGGACCTGAGCGAGGCCGCCAAACGGCTCGACGACGAGTTCCCGGCCATCGCCG